In the Setaria italica strain Yugu1 chromosome VI, Setaria_italica_v2.0, whole genome shotgun sequence genome, one interval contains:
- the LOC101753432 gene encoding uncharacterized protein LOC101753432 isoform X2 — protein MPQDSRPAGMRLFGVTIAPAPPPAPEADPPDRDPSPNPPVAVREDVMRKCKSMGNLAALGAGADAVGAGADGVGAGDGYLSDGGLMQSSGKRRRAQERKKAVPWTEEEHRTFLAGLEKLGKGDWRGIAKNFVTTRTPTQVASHAQKYFLRQTNPNKKKRRSSLFDMMPSELSPVPNCPILPSSMAKVHDVVAMTRQLQNSNLEGGSSSNAANIAPQVGRDLPPVPSFRATNIDSSVSKLNHMEPLWRTPYPFRPIPRAPDGTSSSTSIAANIASPDAKANPTACTSTFLSPRSDTSSVPPKADPPAEMKDLELTVATPSQQNMTNMSSQNAELAQA, from the exons ATGCCTCAAGATTCGCGCCCAGCCGGCATGCGCCTCTTCGGCGTCACCAtcgcgccggcgccaccgccggcgcccgaAGCGGATCCGCCGGACCGGGATCCAAGCCCCAACCCGCCCGTGGCGGTCAGGGAGGACGTGATGCGCAAGTGCAAGAGCATGGGCAACCTCGCGGCCCTTGGCGCTGGCGCGGACGCCGTAGGAGCTGGCGCTGACGGCGTAGGCGCCGGCGATGGGTACCTCTCCGATGGCGGGTTGATGCAGTCGTCCGGGAAGCGGCGGAGGGCgcaggagaggaagaaag CTGTTCCTTGGACTGAAGAAGAGCATAGGACATTTCTTGCTGGTCTTGAAAAGCTAGGGAAGGGAGACTGGAGGGGTATAGCAAAAAATTTTGTTACTACCAGAACACCAACTCAAGTGGCAAGTCATGCTCAGAAATATTTTCTTAGACAGACTAATCCAAACAAGAAGAAGCGCAGATCTAGTCTTTTTGACATGATGCCAAGCGAGCTG TCACCAGTACCAAATTGCCCCATCTTACCATCATCAATGGCAAAAGTACATGATGTGGTAGCTATGACAAGACAACTCCAAAATAGCAACTTG GAAGGAGGCTCATCTTCAAACGCAGCTAATATAGCACCTCAAGTTGGAAGAGATCTTCCCCCAGTTCCGTCTTTTAGGGCAACAAATATTGATTCAAGTGTCAGCAAACTGAACCACATG GAACCCTTATGGAGAACACCCTATCCATTCAGACCAATTCCAAGGGCCCCTGACGGGACATCTTCATCAACTTCCATTGCTGCCAATATAGCTTCTCCGGATGCCAAAGCTAACCCGACTGCATGTACTAGCACATTCTTGAGCCCGCGAAGTGATACTTCATCAGTGCCGCCAAAGGCAGATCCTCCAGCAGAGATGAAGGATTTGGAACTGACTGTTGCCACACCCTCCCAACAAAACATGACCAATATGTCTTCCCAGAATGCG GAATTGGCGCAAGCTTAA
- the LOC101754120 gene encoding tyrosine--tRNA ligase 1, cytoplasmic, which translates to MDPSPAPESAPVASSSSAPVPAAAAAVDNLAGAVAAMTLEERFATLRGIGEECIQEDELMRLLQNKPVPICYDGFEPSGRMHIAQGIVKTINVNKMVRAGCKVKIWIADWFAQLNNKMGGDLKKIQTVGRYMIEIWKAAGMNLDGVEFLWSSEEINKRAGEYWPLVMDIARKNNVKRIMRCCQIMGRNDQEELTAAQIFYPCMQCADIFFLKADICQLGMDQRKVNMLAREYCDDIKRKNKPIILSHHMLPGFKEGQEKMSKSDPTSAIFMEDDEAQVNVKIKQAFCPPKIVEGNPCLEYIKYIVFPWFGRFEVIRKENNGGNKTFVTMDELISDYESGALHPADVKPALAKAINEILQPVRDHFNNNSEAKVLLNTVKKYRVTN; encoded by the exons atggaCCCCTCGCCGGCACCCGAGTCAGCGCCGGTCgcatcctcttcctccgcccccgtccccgccgcggccgccgccgtagaCAATCTGGCgggggccgtggcggcgatGACGCTCGAGGAGCGGTTCGCGACGCTGCGGGGGATCGGGGAGGAGTGCATCCAGGAGGACGAGCTCATGCGCCTGCTGCAGAACAAGCCCGTCCCCATCTGCTACGACGGCTTCGAGCCATCCGGACGCATGCACATCGCTCAG GGCATTGTGAAAACAATCAATGTCAACAAGATGGTCCGGGCTGGATGCAAGGTGAAAATCTGGATTGCGGACTGGTTCGCGCAGCTCAACAATAAGATGGGAGGTGACCTGAAGAAAATCCAGACAGTCGGGCGCTACATGATCGAGATTTGGAAAGCGGCCGGGATGAACCTTGATGGCGTGGAGTTCCTTTGGTCTTCGGAAGAGATCAACAAGCGTGCGGGCGAGTACTGGCCACTTGTGATGGACATTGCTCGGAAAAACAACGTCAAAAGAATAATGAG ATGCTGCCAAATCATGGGCAGGAATGACCAGGAGGAATTGACTGCTGCACAGATTTTCTACCCTTGCATGCAGTGTGCTGATATATTTTTCTTGAAG GCTGACATATGCCAGTTGGGGATGGACCAAAGGAAGGTCAATATGCTAGCTAGGGAGTACTGTGATGACATCAAAAGGAAGAACAAACCAATTATTTTGTCACATC ATATGCTCCCTGGTTTTAAAGAAGGTCAGGAGAAGATGTCAAAGAGTGATCCAACGTCTGCTATCTTTATGGAAGATGATGAG GCCCAAGTTAATGTGAAGATAAAGCAAGCTTTCTGTCCTCCCAAAATTGTTGAGGGAAATCCTTGTTTGGAGTACATTAAGTACATTGTTTTCCCCTGGTTTGGAAGGTTTGAGGTCATCCGCAAGGAAAACAATGGTGGTAACAA GACATTTGTAACCATGGATGAACTCATTTCTGATTATGAGAGTGGTGCTTTGCATCCTGCCGATGTCAAACCTGCACTGGCAAAAGCAATAAATGAAATATTGCAG CCTGTTCGTGATCACTTCAACAACAACAGCGAAGCCAAAGTTCTGCTTAATACTGTTAAG AAGTACAGAGTGACCAATTGA
- the LOC101786093 gene encoding small nuclear ribonucleoprotein E: protein MASTKVQRIMTQPINLIFRFLQSKARIQIWLFEQKDLRIEGRIIGFDEYMNLVLDDAEEINVKKNIRKSLGRILLKGDNITLMMNTGK, encoded by the exons ATGGCGTCCACAAAGGTCCAGCGTATCATGACCCAGCCCATC AACCTCATCTTCCGGTTCCTCCAGAGC AAAGCGCGCATCCAGATCTGGCTGTTCGAGCAGAAGGACCTCCGGATTGAGGGTCGCATCATT GGCTTTGATGAGTACATGAACTTGGTCCTTGATGATGCTGAGGAAATCAATGTTAAGAAGAACATTAGGAAATCATTGG GTAGGATACTCCTGAAAGGTGACAACATAACTTTGATGATGAACAC TGGCAAGTGA
- the LOC101753432 gene encoding uncharacterized protein LOC101753432 isoform X1 has product MPQDSRPAGMRLFGVTIAPAPPPAPEADPPDRDPSPNPPVAVREDVMRKCKSMGNLAALGAGADAVGAGADGVGAGDGYLSDGGLMQSSGKRRRAQERKKAVPWTEEEHRTFLAGLEKLGKGDWRGIAKNFVTTRTPTQVASHAQKYFLRQTNPNKKKRRSSLFDMMPSELSPVPNCPILPSSMAKVHDVVAMTRQLQNSNLEGGSSSNAANIAPQVGRDLPPVPSFRATNIDSSVSKLNHMEPLWRTPYPFRPIPRAPDGTSSSTSIAANIASPDAKANPTACTSTFLSPRSDTSSVPPKADPPAEMKDLELTVATPSQQNMTNMSSQNAVGVIQVI; this is encoded by the exons ATGCCTCAAGATTCGCGCCCAGCCGGCATGCGCCTCTTCGGCGTCACCAtcgcgccggcgccaccgccggcgcccgaAGCGGATCCGCCGGACCGGGATCCAAGCCCCAACCCGCCCGTGGCGGTCAGGGAGGACGTGATGCGCAAGTGCAAGAGCATGGGCAACCTCGCGGCCCTTGGCGCTGGCGCGGACGCCGTAGGAGCTGGCGCTGACGGCGTAGGCGCCGGCGATGGGTACCTCTCCGATGGCGGGTTGATGCAGTCGTCCGGGAAGCGGCGGAGGGCgcaggagaggaagaaag CTGTTCCTTGGACTGAAGAAGAGCATAGGACATTTCTTGCTGGTCTTGAAAAGCTAGGGAAGGGAGACTGGAGGGGTATAGCAAAAAATTTTGTTACTACCAGAACACCAACTCAAGTGGCAAGTCATGCTCAGAAATATTTTCTTAGACAGACTAATCCAAACAAGAAGAAGCGCAGATCTAGTCTTTTTGACATGATGCCAAGCGAGCTG TCACCAGTACCAAATTGCCCCATCTTACCATCATCAATGGCAAAAGTACATGATGTGGTAGCTATGACAAGACAACTCCAAAATAGCAACTTG GAAGGAGGCTCATCTTCAAACGCAGCTAATATAGCACCTCAAGTTGGAAGAGATCTTCCCCCAGTTCCGTCTTTTAGGGCAACAAATATTGATTCAAGTGTCAGCAAACTGAACCACATG GAACCCTTATGGAGAACACCCTATCCATTCAGACCAATTCCAAGGGCCCCTGACGGGACATCTTCATCAACTTCCATTGCTGCCAATATAGCTTCTCCGGATGCCAAAGCTAACCCGACTGCATGTACTAGCACATTCTTGAGCCCGCGAAGTGATACTTCATCAGTGCCGCCAAAGGCAGATCCTCCAGCAGAGATGAAGGATTTGGAACTGACTGTTGCCACACCCTCCCAACAAAACATGACCAATATGTCTTCCCAGAATGCGGTAGGCGTGATTCAAGTCATCTAA
- the LOC101753031 gene encoding myb-related protein Zm38, translating into MGHHSCCNQQKVKRGLWSPEEDEKLIRYITTHGYGCWSEVPEKAGLQRCGKSCRLRWINYLRPDIRRGRFTAEEEKLIISLHAIVGNRWAHIASHLPGRTDNEIKNYWNSWIKKKIRKPAVSTTTTSSSVTAATSPPCSTAASDAAAALGHHLQTPFSAAEHQLDALISQSCLALPSKLSGGGQNSPPAPPLPPHCPFFMFDTSSVSPPSSLTSPVAQLAQHPFLTFAAASMDAPGYQLPPLVDGMGMGMAAMDCGLGEESRGNNSQAAAAMANGGGWQQQKQEEEQLGQDQWDEESAQHLLMWDDDQELTPSNLEAMESGAHSLLFMGPNDHE; encoded by the exons ATGGGGCATCACTCCTGCTGCAACCAGCAGAAGGTGAAGAGGGGGCTCTGGTCTCCTGAGGAGGACGAGAAGCTCATCAGATACATCACCACCCATGGCTACGGGTGCTGGAGCGAGGTCCCGGAGAAAGCCG GTCTGCAGCGGTGTGGGAAGAGCTGCCGGTTGCGATGGATCAACTACCTCAGACCGGACATCCGGCGAGGGCGGTtcacggcggaggaggagaagctgaTCATCAGCCTCCACGCCATTGTTGGCAACAG GTGGGCACACATTGCCAGCCACTTGCCTGGCCGGAcggacaacgagatcaagaactactggaaTTCATGGATCAAGAAGAAGATCCGCAAGCCGGCGGtgagcacgacgacgacgagctcgtcggtgacggcggcgacgagccccCCGTgcagcacggcggcgtcggacgcagcggcggcgctcggccaCCACCTGCAGACGCCGTTCAGCGCGGCGGAGCACCAGCTCGACGCCCTCATCAGCCAGAGCTGCCTAGCGCTGCCGTCGAagctgagcggcggcggccaaaactccccgccggcgccgccgctgcctccgcaCTGCCCCTTCTTCATGTTCGACACCAGCAGCGTCAGCCCGCCGTCGTCGCTGACGTCGCCGGTGGCCCAGCTGGCGCAGCACCCGTTCCTCACCTTCGCGGCGGCGTCCATGGACGCGCCGGGCTACCAGCTGCCTCCCCTGGTCGACGGAATGGGCATGGGCATGGCAGCCATGGATTGCGGCTTGGGTGAGGAAAGCAGAGGCAACAATAgccaagcggcggcggccatggcgaacggcggcggctggcagcagcagaagcaggaggaggagcagctaGGGCAAGACCAGTGGGACGAGGAGTCGGCGCAGCACCTGCTGATGTGGGACGATGACCAAGAACTAACACCGTCCAACCTGGAAGCCATGGAAAGTGGTGCTCACTCCCTCCTTTTTATGGGACCAAATGACCATGAATGA